In Prunus dulcis chromosome 1, ALMONDv2, whole genome shotgun sequence, the following are encoded in one genomic region:
- the LOC117615743 gene encoding uncharacterized protein LOC117615743 — protein MKRTFKLKKRDKLLLYFEQATKSYGIVEFDRHFRKIKGNDEVSQYLESAGLHKWSRAHMDGRRYNVMTTNIAESINPVLRFARMLPMVHLIDEIINLLVKWFSKRCDFALKCSSTLCPDFGEKKLRRRLECASRMNVVKLNHVEYNVVDGDMDGHVHLTNNTCSCKKFQLEQLPCKHVVAVCRFLKLNVYSMASRYYTQNTWLDAYSDTIYPVQPQELWVIPEDVQSRVVHPPNAKVMPGRRNKLRILSQGEDILRRKCLRCSGIGHNKSTCKNNVALPNVGHTL, from the coding sequence ATGAAACGCactttcaaattgaaaaaacgTGATAAATTATTGCTATACTTTGAACAAGCAACGAAATCTTATGGTATCGTTGAATTTGATCGTCATTTTCGCAAGATCAAGGGAAATGATGAGGTTTCTCAATATCTTGAAAGTGCAGGATTACACAAGTGGTCTAGAGCTCACATGGATGGACGTCGATACAATGTAATGACAACAAACATTGCGGAGTCAATCAACCCAGTCCTTCGATTCGCAAGGATGCTACCAATGGTGCATTTGATTgatgaaatcatcaatttgCTTGTGAAATGGTTCAGTAAACGTTGTGATTTCGCTTTGAAATGTTCATCAACATTGTGCCCTGACTTTGGCGAAAAGAAGCTGAGACGTAGGTTGGAATGTGCTTCAAGGATGAATGTCGTGAAACTGAATCACGTAGAGTATAATGTCGTGGACGGTGATATGGACGGCCACGTACATTTGACGAATAACACTTGCAGTTGTAAGAAGTTTCAGCTTGAGCAACTACCTTGCAAGCATGTAGTTGCAGTTTGCCGTTTCTTGAAACTAAATGTATACTCCATGGCTTCTCGTTATTACACTCAAAATACATGGTTGGATGCTTATTCAGATACCATCTACCCGGTACAGCCTCAAGAGTTGTGGGTTATTCCTGAAGATGTCCAAAGTAGAGTTGTGCATCCTCCCAATGCAAAGGTCATGCCAGGCCGACGAAATAAGCTAAGGATTCTGTCGCAAGGAGAAGATATCCTAAGGAGAAAATGCTTAAGGTGCAGTGGCATAGGCCACAATAAAAGCACCTGTAAAAACAATGTTGCACTACCTAATGTTGGACATACATTATGA
- the LOC117616767 gene encoding peptidyl-prolyl cis-trans isomerase FKBP16-3, chloroplastic isoform X2, which produces MASSSSTLLVPLGSSSGKRISANYQGISCAKVRGVLVRCSNSELTVKAARSRGYMDQFCLTKRRDMIGLLLGVSSLVTDSFEAEGAGLPPEEKPRLCDGSCEKELENIPMVTTESGLQYKDIKVGQGPSPPVGFQFLGEGSSLYISCWLWSEQVIKGLDEGILSMKIGGKRRLYIPGSLAFPKGLNSAPGRPRVAPSSPVIFDVSLEYVPGLEIEEE; this is translated from the exons ATGGCTTCGTCTTCCTCGACTCTGCTCGTTCCACTTG GTTCATCTTCTGGAAAAAGGATATCTGCAAATTATCAAGGCATTTCCTGCGCAAAAGTTCGGGGTGTGCTTGTGCGATGTTCAAATTCAGAACTTACCGTTAAAGCTGCAAGATCAAGAGGATATATGGATCAGTTCTGTTTAACGAAACGAAGAGATATGATTGGGTTGCTTCTTGGAGTTTCAAGCCTTGTGACAGACTCATTTGAAGCTGAGGGAGCTGGCTTACCCCCAGAAGAAAAACCTAGGCTATGTGATGGTTCTTGTGAGAAAGAGCTTGAAAAT ATACCTATGGTAACTACAGAGTCCGGTTTGCAGTACAAGGATATTAAAGTTGGTCAAGGCCCCAGCCCACCAGTTGGTTTTCAG TTCCTTGGAGAAGGGTCAAGTTTATATATTTCGTGTTGGCTCTGGTCAG AACAGGTGATCAAGGGACTTGATGAAGGGATCTTATCCATGAAAATAGGAGGGAAGCGCCGACTCTACATCCCAGGATCG TTGGCATTTCCCAAGGGTCTCAATTCAGCTCCAGGAAGGCCAAGGGTGGCTCCAAGTAGTCCGGTCATTTTCGACGTGAGTTTAGAATACGTACCAGGCCTTGAAATTGAGGAAGAGTAA
- the LOC117616767 gene encoding peptidyl-prolyl cis-trans isomerase FKBP16-3, chloroplastic isoform X1, which translates to MASSSSTLLVPLGSSSGKRISANYQGISCAKVRGVLVRCSNSELTVKAARSRGYMDQFCLTKRRDMIGLLLGVSSLVTDSFEAEGAGLPPEEKPRLCDGSCEKELENIPMVTTESGLQYKDIKVGQGPSPPVGFQVAANYVAMVPSGQIFDSSLEKGQVYIFRVGSGQVIKGLDEGILSMKIGGKRRLYIPGSLAFPKGLNSAPGRPRVAPSSPVIFDVSLEYVPGLEIEEE; encoded by the exons ATGGCTTCGTCTTCCTCGACTCTGCTCGTTCCACTTG GTTCATCTTCTGGAAAAAGGATATCTGCAAATTATCAAGGCATTTCCTGCGCAAAAGTTCGGGGTGTGCTTGTGCGATGTTCAAATTCAGAACTTACCGTTAAAGCTGCAAGATCAAGAGGATATATGGATCAGTTCTGTTTAACGAAACGAAGAGATATGATTGGGTTGCTTCTTGGAGTTTCAAGCCTTGTGACAGACTCATTTGAAGCTGAGGGAGCTGGCTTACCCCCAGAAGAAAAACCTAGGCTATGTGATGGTTCTTGTGAGAAAGAGCTTGAAAAT ATACCTATGGTAACTACAGAGTCCGGTTTGCAGTACAAGGATATTAAAGTTGGTCAAGGCCCCAGCCCACCAGTTGGTTTTCAG GTGGCGGCGAATTATGTTGCCATGGTTCCATCTGGACAAATATTTGACAG TTCCTTGGAGAAGGGTCAAGTTTATATATTTCGTGTTGGCTCTGGTCAG GTGATCAAGGGACTTGATGAAGGGATCTTATCCATGAAAATAGGAGGGAAGCGCCGACTCTACATCCCAGGATCG TTGGCATTTCCCAAGGGTCTCAATTCAGCTCCAGGAAGGCCAAGGGTGGCTCCAAGTAGTCCGGTCATTTTCGACGTGAGTTTAGAATACGTACCAGGCCTTGAAATTGAGGAAGAGTAA